One region of Mycobacterium riyadhense genomic DNA includes:
- the fadE16 gene encoding Rv1679 family acyl-CoA dehydrogenase, with product MAAPEALQEVLAIAAEHAERVDTDGAFPAEAVDALRRSGLLGLVLPSDIGGMGAGPVEFTEVVAQLSAACGSTAMIYLMHVAAAVTAAAAPPGGLPDLLADMASGKQLGTLAFSERGSRSHFWAPVSTSSVDGDEVVVQADKSWVTSAGFADVYVVSAGSANGAAGDVDLYAVPAHTTGLRVSGTFTGMGLRGNASAPMSVDIRVPASYRLGAIGGGFAAMMETVLPWFNLGNAAVSLGLATAATGAAVKHVATARLEHLGGSLAELPTIRAQIARMGTALAAQKAYLTLAANSVSSPDDTTLANVLGVKASANDAALTITESAMRVCGGAAFSKQLPIERAFRDARAGSVMAPTADALYDFYGRALTGLPLF from the coding sequence ATGGCCGCACCCGAGGCTTTGCAGGAAGTTCTCGCCATCGCTGCAGAACACGCCGAGCGGGTGGACACCGACGGCGCATTCCCGGCCGAGGCTGTCGATGCACTCCGCAGGAGTGGTCTTCTGGGTCTGGTGCTGCCCTCCGATATCGGCGGAATGGGCGCGGGCCCTGTTGAATTCACCGAAGTGGTCGCCCAGCTTTCGGCGGCCTGCGGATCGACCGCAATGATCTACCTGATGCACGTGGCAGCCGCTGTCACCGCCGCGGCGGCGCCCCCAGGCGGACTACCGGATCTGTTGGCGGACATGGCTTCCGGAAAGCAACTCGGCACACTGGCCTTCAGCGAGCGGGGCTCCCGTTCGCACTTCTGGGCGCCGGTGTCCACCTCGTCGGTCGACGGTGACGAGGTCGTCGTGCAAGCTGACAAGAGCTGGGTGACCTCGGCGGGGTTCGCCGACGTCTATGTCGTGTCTGCCGGTTCGGCAAACGGTGCCGCGGGAGACGTCGACCTTTACGCGGTTCCGGCCCACACAACGGGTCTGCGAGTGTCGGGCACCTTTACCGGGATGGGTCTGCGTGGGAATGCCTCCGCGCCAATGTCTGTCGATATCCGGGTTCCGGCGTCGTATCGCCTCGGCGCGATAGGCGGCGGGTTCGCCGCGATGATGGAAACGGTGCTGCCGTGGTTCAACCTCGGAAACGCTGCTGTCTCATTGGGTCTGGCTACCGCCGCCACCGGTGCCGCGGTAAAGCACGTCGCGACTGCCCGGTTGGAACATCTCGGTGGGAGCCTGGCCGAGCTACCGACGATCCGTGCTCAGATCGCCCGAATGGGCACCGCCCTGGCCGCGCAGAAGGCTTATCTGACGTTGGCCGCCAACAGCGTGAGTTCGCCCGACGACACCACCTTGGCAAATGTGCTCGGTGTGAAGGCGTCGGCCAACGACGCCGCACTGACCATCACCGAGTCGGCGATGCGAGTGTGCGGCGGTGCGGCGTTCTCCAAGCAACTGCCCATCGAACGCGCGTTCCGTGACGCTCGCGCCGGATCGGTCATGGCGCCAACCGCCGATGCGTTGTACGACTTCTACGGAAGAGCCCTTACCGGGCTGCCGCTGTTCTAG
- a CDS encoding class I SAM-dependent methyltransferase — protein MTLPPQQIKACCADAYSQDIVALLLGDSYHPGGAVLTRRLADQLGLQSGQRVADVASGPGATARLLAGEYHVTVDGVDLSEINVNRAQAAATQAGLGQRVRFHHGDAEELPLPDNAFDALVCECALCTFPGKSAAAHQFARILRPGGLAGITDVTITGAGLPAELSSLTAWVACVADARTVTDYTGILASAGLQVRHIESHDESLLEMIDRVDARITALGIAVPKLLADNGVAPDAVLAYTRLVTDAVKAGRIGYTLIIAEKT, from the coding sequence ATGACCCTCCCGCCGCAGCAGATCAAGGCCTGTTGCGCCGATGCCTATTCCCAAGACATCGTCGCCCTGCTGTTGGGCGACTCGTATCACCCTGGCGGCGCGGTGTTGACCCGCAGACTGGCCGATCAGCTCGGGCTCCAGTCAGGCCAGCGGGTGGCCGATGTCGCCTCCGGACCCGGCGCCACCGCCCGCCTGCTCGCCGGCGAATACCACGTCACCGTCGACGGCGTCGACCTCAGCGAGATCAACGTCAACCGTGCCCAGGCCGCCGCGACGCAGGCCGGGCTGGGCCAGCGGGTGCGATTCCACCACGGCGACGCCGAAGAACTTCCGTTGCCGGACAACGCATTCGATGCGCTGGTGTGTGAATGCGCGCTGTGCACTTTCCCGGGCAAGAGCGCCGCCGCTCATCAGTTCGCGCGGATCCTGCGTCCGGGCGGCCTGGCCGGCATCACCGACGTCACCATCACCGGGGCCGGCCTACCGGCGGAGCTGAGCTCACTCACCGCCTGGGTCGCCTGCGTTGCCGACGCCCGCACAGTCACCGACTACACCGGCATCCTCGCCAGCGCCGGACTTCAGGTGCGGCACATCGAATCCCACGACGAGAGCCTGCTGGAAATGATCGACCGCGTCGACGCGCGGATCACCGCCCTGGGCATCGCAGTCCCAAAGCTCCTCGCCGACAACGGCGTTGCACCCGACGCTGTGCTGGCATACACGAGGCTGGTGACCGACGCGGTCAAGGCCGGACGCATCGGATACACCCTCATCATCGCGGAAAAAACATGA
- a CDS encoding peroxiredoxin-like family protein: MPTRLSPGATVPGRRLQDISGQAVDVPAGTGRTHLQFRRFASCPICHLHLRSFANRHEEVADSGITEVVFFHSAVEALRGYQSLLPFTVIADPNRVQYREFGVETSLGAITHPRAWWAALRGAAAMLHRNDPDRAGVGLGDGTTHLGLPADFLIDPDGTVAALHYGRHADDQWSVDQLIDINRSLGRAR; the protein is encoded by the coding sequence ATGCCTACTCGATTGTCGCCCGGCGCGACCGTGCCGGGCCGCCGCCTGCAGGACATTAGTGGCCAGGCTGTGGACGTGCCGGCGGGGACCGGAAGGACACACCTGCAGTTTCGGCGGTTCGCGAGCTGCCCGATCTGCCACCTGCATCTGCGCAGCTTCGCCAATCGCCATGAGGAGGTTGCAGACAGTGGCATCACCGAGGTGGTGTTCTTTCACTCGGCGGTCGAAGCGCTGCGCGGTTACCAGTCGTTGCTACCGTTCACCGTGATCGCCGACCCGAACAGGGTGCAGTACCGCGAGTTCGGGGTAGAGACAAGCTTGGGCGCAATCACCCATCCGCGGGCGTGGTGGGCTGCCTTGCGCGGGGCGGCAGCGATGTTGCATCGCAACGATCCTGATCGGGCGGGCGTCGGACTCGGTGACGGCACAACGCATCTGGGATTGCCCGCCGACTTTCTCATCGATCCCGACGGAACCGTTGCCGCTCTGCACTATGGACGTCACGCCGATGACCAATGGTCGGTGGATCAACTAATAGACATCAACCGCTCGTTGGGACGCGCGCGGTGA
- a CDS encoding Rv1681 family radical SAM protein, protein MILDLMRRVGGLAQGATAEVAVSGDRDRELAERWCAQTGNTVVRAEVDQAGVGTLVVRRGRPPDPASVLGADRLPGVRLWLYTNFHCNLSCDYCCVASSPQAPHRELGAERIARIVREAADWGVRELFLTGGEPFLLTDIDTIIESCVDTLPTTVLTNGMVFKGRALRALESLPRTGLALQISLDSATPDLHDSHRGVGTWAKAVTGIGLALSLGFRVRVAATIAAPAPGELAAFHDFLDELGIARADQLVRPIALEGVASEGLALSRESLVPEVTVTADGVYWHPVAAIDERALVSRAIEPLAPALDKVNRLFAEQWARAAEAAALFPCA, encoded by the coding sequence GTGATTCTGGATCTGATGCGCCGGGTGGGTGGCCTTGCGCAGGGAGCCACCGCCGAGGTCGCCGTCTCTGGCGACCGGGACCGTGAGCTCGCCGAGCGGTGGTGTGCGCAAACCGGAAACACTGTTGTGCGTGCCGAAGTGGACCAGGCGGGAGTCGGCACCCTGGTCGTCCGACGCGGCCGCCCGCCCGACCCGGCGAGCGTCCTCGGCGCCGATCGGTTACCCGGCGTGCGGCTGTGGCTGTACACCAACTTCCACTGCAACCTGTCCTGTGATTACTGTTGCGTCGCCTCGTCGCCGCAGGCCCCGCACCGCGAACTCGGCGCCGAGCGAATTGCCCGGATAGTCCGCGAAGCCGCGGACTGGGGAGTGCGCGAATTGTTTCTCACGGGTGGTGAGCCGTTTCTACTGACCGACATCGACACGATCATCGAGAGCTGTGTCGACACGTTGCCCACGACTGTCCTCACCAACGGCATGGTCTTTAAGGGGCGGGCGCTGCGCGCGCTGGAGTCGCTGCCCAGGACTGGGCTCGCCTTGCAGATCAGCCTGGACTCGGCGACTCCGGATCTACACGATTCGCACCGAGGTGTCGGGACATGGGCCAAGGCCGTCACCGGGATCGGTTTGGCGTTGTCACTTGGCTTCCGGGTGCGCGTGGCCGCGACGATTGCGGCGCCGGCACCCGGCGAGCTGGCGGCGTTTCACGATTTCCTGGACGAGCTCGGGATAGCCCGCGCCGATCAGCTGGTCCGGCCGATCGCCTTGGAGGGCGTCGCGTCCGAGGGGCTAGCGCTCAGCCGCGAATCGTTGGTTCCGGAGGTGACGGTCACCGCCGACGGCGTGTACTGGCACCCGGTGGCAGCCATCGACGAGCGGGCCCTGGTGTCGCGCGCGATCGAACCCCTCGCCCCCGCGCTGGACAAGGTGAACCGGCTGTTTGCCGAGCAGTGGGCGCGGGCCGCCGAAGCGGCCGCCTTGTTCCCGTGCGCATAA
- a CDS encoding Crp/Fnr family transcriptional regulator, with protein sequence MSDQSVGPLRHFVQSLTGGESASEAQVRQAAWIARCVGRGASAPLHRDDLAALAGTLQAKEFAPGAVVFHAGHAADGVWIVRQGQIELGLGTGRRRAVVNILHPGDVDGDISLLLEMPMAYTARALTHATCLFLDRQAFERLLATHPAIARRWLSSVAQRVSASQIRLMGLLGRSLPEQVAQLLLDEAVDARVELAQRTLAAMLGAQRPSINKILKEFEHARLITIGYAVIEITDLDGLRVRAQ encoded by the coding sequence ATGTCAGACCAGTCGGTGGGCCCGCTTCGGCATTTCGTGCAGTCGCTAACCGGCGGTGAGTCGGCTTCCGAAGCCCAGGTCCGACAGGCAGCCTGGATTGCGCGATGCGTCGGGCGTGGCGCCTCAGCACCATTGCACCGCGACGACCTGGCGGCGCTGGCGGGGACCTTGCAGGCGAAGGAGTTTGCCCCAGGCGCAGTGGTTTTCCACGCCGGTCACGCCGCGGACGGGGTGTGGATTGTGCGGCAGGGCCAGATCGAGCTCGGTCTGGGCACCGGACGCCGCCGTGCTGTGGTGAATATCCTTCATCCCGGCGACGTGGACGGAGACATCTCGCTGCTGCTGGAGATGCCAATGGCCTACACGGCGCGCGCTTTGACCCACGCGACGTGCCTGTTCCTGGACCGGCAGGCATTCGAGCGGCTGCTGGCGACCCACCCGGCCATTGCGCGGCGGTGGCTGTCGAGCGTGGCACAACGGGTGTCGGCAAGCCAGATCAGGTTGATGGGCTTGCTTGGACGGTCGCTACCCGAGCAGGTGGCGCAACTCTTGCTCGACGAGGCCGTCGATGCCCGTGTCGAACTCGCCCAGCGCACCCTGGCGGCCATGCTCGGAGCCCAGCGCCCCTCGATCAACAAGATCCTCAAGGAGTTTGAGCACGCTCGGCTGATCACCATTGGGTACGCAGTCATCGAGATAACCGACCTAGACGGGCTGCGCGTCAGGGCGCAGTGA
- the nrtS gene encoding nitrate/nitrite transporter NrtS: MPRNPHATWSRPSQAAAIFLRGYTIRASSPIALVVGTILSAVNQGAVIAGGQADTSTWLRVAFNYAVPFVVASLGYLSAHRSNVDEHTDRAVNLGTGGGTGDVGQEQ, encoded by the coding sequence ATGCCTCGAAACCCGCACGCAACGTGGTCGCGCCCCAGCCAGGCAGCGGCGATATTCCTGCGCGGCTACACCATTCGCGCCTCGTCGCCGATCGCACTCGTCGTCGGCACGATCCTTTCAGCGGTCAACCAGGGCGCCGTCATCGCCGGGGGCCAGGCCGACACCAGCACTTGGTTGCGGGTGGCCTTCAACTACGCGGTGCCGTTCGTGGTAGCCAGCCTCGGCTACCTATCAGCCCACCGCAGCAACGTTGACGAACACACCGACCGTGCAGTCAATCTAGGTACCGGGGGTGGTACGGGCGACGTCGGCCAAGAGCAGTGA
- a CDS encoding Rv1680 family SBP-like protein — protein MSGEPLVVGAVAYTPNVVGIWEGIRSYFQSSESPDTQMDFVLYSNYGRLVDSLIAGHIDIAWNTNLAYVRAMLQTGGHCTALAQRDTDVDYTTVFVARPGSGMRAPEDIAGKRLALGSADSAHAAILPLYYLRRAGIAESDLHVIRFNTDIGKHGDTGRSELDAVDAVMAGEADVAAIGSSTWAAMGAEELMGDSLAEVWRTDGYCHCMFTALDTLPAARYQPWLDRLLAMSWDDPEHRKILELEGLRRWVPPHLDGYQPLFEAVEEQGIDPRW, from the coding sequence GTGTCAGGCGAACCCCTGGTCGTCGGGGCGGTGGCATACACACCCAACGTCGTCGGTATCTGGGAAGGAATTCGAAGCTACTTTCAGAGCTCCGAAAGTCCGGACACACAAATGGATTTCGTGCTCTACTCCAACTACGGGAGGCTGGTCGATTCGCTGATCGCAGGCCACATCGACATTGCCTGGAACACCAACCTGGCCTATGTGCGGGCCATGCTGCAAACGGGTGGGCACTGCACCGCACTGGCCCAGCGTGATACCGACGTGGACTACACCACCGTGTTCGTGGCACGTCCGGGCAGCGGGATGCGGGCACCCGAGGACATTGCCGGGAAGCGCCTCGCGCTCGGGTCCGCCGACTCCGCACACGCCGCGATCTTGCCGCTCTATTACTTGCGCCGAGCGGGGATAGCCGAGTCGGACCTGCACGTCATCCGCTTCAACACCGACATCGGCAAGCACGGCGATACCGGCCGCAGTGAACTCGACGCGGTGGACGCCGTGATGGCCGGTGAGGCCGACGTGGCGGCGATCGGCAGCTCCACGTGGGCGGCGATGGGCGCCGAGGAGCTGATGGGGGATTCGCTGGCCGAGGTGTGGCGCACCGACGGCTATTGCCACTGCATGTTCACCGCACTGGACACGCTGCCCGCCGCCCGGTACCAGCCGTGGCTCGATCGGTTGCTGGCGATGAGCTGGGACGACCCTGAGCATCGAAAGATCCTCGAACTCGAGGGTCTACGGCGCTGGGTGCCTCCTCACCTGGACGGATACCAGCCACTGTTCGAGGCCGTCGAGGAGCAGGGTATCGACCCACGATGGTGA
- a CDS encoding Rv1678 family membrane protein, whose protein sequence is MARFRRGSELLFSPANAMRPPATGALIALVGLRLLAGLIWLYNVVWKLPPDFGERSRGGLYHFTHLAIEHPVFKPFSWAVEHLVLPNFTAFGWAVLFAESALAVLLLTGTAVRLAALVGIGQSIAIGLSVAESPGEWPWSYAMLLGIHVVLLFVPSTRYAAVDALRAATGPSAARSTARRLLGGWGIALGLIGLIGVWRSPGGEQSANVGVRPLEFSLGDYNLRGALLLVAIALVMLAAAKVGLRVLAIVAAVVAAVAAVSIYLQVGRTGVWLGGTNTTAVIFVCAAVVSVTTGFSIGRTKGA, encoded by the coding sequence ATGGCTCGGTTTCGTCGCGGCTCGGAGTTGTTGTTCTCTCCCGCCAATGCAATGAGGCCGCCAGCCACCGGCGCGCTGATCGCGTTGGTCGGTCTTCGGTTGCTGGCCGGGCTGATCTGGCTCTACAACGTGGTCTGGAAGCTGCCGCCGGACTTCGGGGAGCGAAGTCGCGGTGGGCTGTACCACTTCACTCATCTTGCGATCGAACATCCGGTGTTCAAACCGTTCAGCTGGGCGGTCGAGCACCTCGTGCTCCCGAACTTCACCGCATTCGGTTGGGCGGTGTTGTTCGCCGAGTCAGCGCTGGCGGTGCTGCTGCTAACGGGGACGGCAGTGCGGCTGGCTGCATTGGTCGGAATTGGGCAGTCAATCGCGATAGGCCTGTCGGTGGCGGAGTCGCCCGGGGAATGGCCTTGGTCGTACGCAATGTTGCTCGGCATCCACGTCGTCTTGCTGTTTGTACCGTCTACCCGGTACGCGGCCGTCGATGCCCTGCGCGCGGCGACCGGTCCATCGGCCGCCCGGTCTACAGCGCGACGACTGCTCGGTGGGTGGGGGATCGCGCTTGGGCTGATCGGCCTTATCGGCGTATGGCGCAGTCCCGGCGGCGAGCAGTCGGCGAACGTCGGTGTAAGGCCGTTGGAGTTTTCGCTCGGTGACTACAACCTCCGCGGCGCCCTGCTATTGGTCGCAATCGCACTGGTAATGCTGGCGGCGGCGAAAGTCGGCTTGCGCGTACTGGCGATCGTCGCGGCGGTGGTAGCGGCGGTCGCCGCCGTCTCCATCTATCTGCAAGTCGGCAGGACTGGGGTGTGGCTCGGTGGGACGAACACCACTGCAGTTATTTTCGTTTGCGCCGCGGTGGTAAGCGTGACAACAGGATTCAGTATCGGACGCACGAAAGGGGCGTAA
- a CDS encoding deiodinase-like protein: MSRIGKAYNYQRFHSSDYDFEHFTGLSVGDKYVDCELTTVDGRRVHLSDYLDKPIVLETGSVTCPMYAQAVPPMQAYAAKYPGMNFLLLYVREAHPGNRTRAHESSDDKRFDALRLPSVYDEQRTVLIDSMDGHAHHIYGAMPNSIYIIDVDGKIVFRSAWNNTDKLGAVLAALQAKQTFDTSDFKLKTPNPIGALKPLWIGGPLALWDFVIGLPRLLIMHRRAGDH; the protein is encoded by the coding sequence ATGTCGAGAATTGGAAAGGCTTACAACTACCAACGATTTCACTCATCCGATTACGACTTCGAGCACTTCACCGGGCTCAGTGTCGGCGACAAATACGTCGACTGTGAGCTGACCACCGTGGACGGCAGGCGGGTACACCTGTCCGACTACCTGGACAAGCCGATCGTCCTGGAAACCGGAAGCGTGACGTGTCCCATGTACGCTCAGGCGGTACCGCCGATGCAGGCGTACGCCGCAAAGTATCCGGGCATGAATTTTCTCCTCCTGTACGTGCGGGAGGCGCATCCGGGAAACCGAACCCGCGCACACGAATCGTCTGACGACAAGCGTTTCGATGCCCTGCGGCTGCCCAGTGTCTACGATGAGCAGCGCACGGTGCTGATCGACTCAATGGACGGGCACGCACACCATATCTACGGCGCAATGCCAAACTCGATCTACATCATCGACGTTGACGGAAAGATTGTGTTTCGAAGTGCTTGGAACAACACAGACAAACTCGGCGCGGTCCTTGCCGCGCTCCAAGCTAAGCAGACCTTCGACACGTCGGATTTCAAGCTCAAGACCCCGAACCCGATCGGTGCACTGAAGCCGCTGTGGATCGGTGGACCGCTCGCGTTGTGGGACTTCGTCATTGGGCTTCCGCGCCTCCTGATCATGCACCGACGGGCCGGTGATCACTGA
- a CDS encoding radical SAM protein, with translation MATTKQDRNEVFIEYTKSICPVCKVVVDAQVNIRDGKVYLRKRCRDHGEFEALVYGDAQMYMESTRFNKPGTIPLRFQTEIRDGCPSDCGLCPDHKQHACLGLIEVNTHCNLDCPICFADSGHQHDGYAITLAQCEQMLDAFVAAEGEPEVVMFSGGEPTIHKQILEFVDAAQARPVKTVIINTNGIRLASDRRFVANLAERNQPGRPVHIYLQFDGLEEATHRQIRGRDLRDIKARALDNCAEAGLTVSLVAAVERGLNDHELGAIIRHGMARPGVQSVVFQPVTHAGRHVQFDPLTRLTNSDIVHGIAAQLPDWFKADDFFPVPCCFPSCRSITYLLTDGEHVVPIPRLLDIEDYLDYVSNRVIPDLAIREALEKLWSASAVMGTDTTIEQLQRAAAALDCADACGINLPEALAQLTDRVFAIVIQDFQDPFTLNVKQLMKCCVQQLTPDGRLIPFCAYNSVGYREQIREQLTGVPVPDIVPNAAPLAGLLADSPHGSKQVLR, from the coding sequence GTGGCGACGACGAAGCAAGATCGCAATGAGGTATTCATCGAGTACACCAAGAGCATCTGCCCGGTCTGCAAGGTCGTGGTGGACGCACAAGTCAACATCCGCGACGGCAAAGTGTACCTACGTAAGCGGTGCCGCGACCATGGCGAGTTCGAAGCCCTGGTGTACGGGGATGCCCAGATGTACATGGAATCAACACGATTCAACAAGCCGGGCACCATTCCGCTGCGATTCCAGACCGAGATCCGTGATGGCTGCCCCAGCGACTGCGGCCTGTGCCCCGACCACAAGCAGCACGCCTGCCTGGGGTTAATCGAAGTCAACACGCACTGCAACCTGGACTGCCCAATCTGTTTCGCCGACTCGGGTCACCAGCATGACGGGTACGCCATCACCTTGGCGCAATGCGAACAGATGCTCGACGCGTTCGTCGCCGCCGAGGGAGAACCCGAAGTCGTGATGTTCTCCGGCGGCGAACCGACCATCCACAAACAGATCCTCGAGTTCGTCGACGCCGCCCAGGCCCGCCCGGTCAAGACCGTCATCATCAACACCAACGGCATCCGGCTGGCATCAGATCGTCGGTTCGTCGCCAACCTGGCCGAACGCAACCAGCCCGGCCGCCCCGTCCACATCTACCTGCAGTTCGACGGCCTCGAGGAAGCAACCCACCGCCAGATCCGGGGCCGCGATCTACGGGACATCAAGGCCCGCGCGCTGGACAATTGCGCAGAGGCGGGCCTGACCGTCAGTCTGGTCGCTGCCGTGGAACGTGGTCTCAACGATCACGAACTTGGTGCCATCATCCGCCACGGCATGGCGCGGCCCGGGGTGCAATCGGTGGTGTTCCAGCCGGTCACCCACGCCGGTCGGCACGTCCAGTTCGACCCCCTCACCCGGCTGACCAACTCCGATATCGTCCACGGCATAGCCGCGCAATTGCCGGACTGGTTTAAGGCCGACGATTTCTTCCCGGTTCCGTGTTGCTTCCCGAGTTGTCGATCGATCACCTATTTGCTCACCGACGGTGAGCATGTAGTCCCGATTCCGCGGCTGCTCGACATTGAGGACTACCTCGACTACGTCTCCAACCGGGTAATCCCCGATCTGGCGATCCGGGAAGCGTTGGAGAAGCTGTGGTCCGCATCGGCGGTGATGGGCACCGACACCACGATCGAGCAGCTGCAGCGGGCCGCCGCCGCCCTGGATTGCGCCGACGCTTGCGGGATCAACCTGCCCGAGGCGCTCGCGCAGCTCACCGATCGGGTGTTCGCGATCGTGATCCAGGATTTCCAGGACCCGTTTACCCTCAACGTCAAACAGCTGATGAAATGCTGCGTGCAGCAACTGACCCCGGACGGGCGGCTGATCCCGTTTTGCGCCTACAACTCGGTTGGCTACCGAGAGCAGATCCGCGAACAGCTCACCGGCGTGCCGGTGCCCGACATCGTGCCCAACGCCGCCCCGCTCGCCGGGCTGCTGGCCGACTCCCCGCACGGCTCCAAACAGGTGCTCCGATGA
- a CDS encoding MFS transporter, producing MATIAASPTHNALGKAARRLLPLLFVLYVINFVDRANISVAALAMNADLRLSATAYGTAAGVFFLGYVLFQVPANAALARFGAGRTLTAVVLAWGVCSAATAFVTSAHTLYMARFALGVAEAGFFPGVIAYLTVWFPCAQRARAVATFLLAIPVANTVGLPLSGLIVGHVHLAELPGWRAMFLIEALPALVLAPLLRRLLPDSPRQARWLTAEERAELSAQLAEDTPAATDRSGGPGWRLVLFAVVYGGLYFALYALQFFLPQLVASLAHGTAALTAATLSALPYGVAAVAMLAWSRRSVDRSGARIGHITIPTVAAGAAALGAALSPMSPMVTLGWLTIAVAGILAAMPAFWSRCTAALAGPRVAVAIAAVNAAASLASFAGPYATGHLKDATGTYHVALLTVAAVLAAAAACSLLLRNAGRMACAGEPEVMSHRSPATPFV from the coding sequence GTGGCGACAATTGCGGCAAGCCCCACGCACAATGCCCTAGGCAAGGCCGCGCGACGGCTGCTGCCCCTGCTGTTCGTGCTGTATGTGATCAACTTCGTCGATCGTGCCAATATCTCCGTCGCCGCCCTGGCGATGAACGCCGACCTGCGCCTGAGCGCCACCGCGTACGGTACCGCCGCCGGCGTCTTCTTTCTCGGCTACGTCCTATTCCAGGTTCCCGCCAACGCGGCGCTGGCGCGTTTCGGCGCCGGGCGCACACTCACAGCGGTTGTCCTGGCCTGGGGTGTGTGCTCGGCGGCCACGGCCTTTGTCACCAGCGCGCACACCTTGTATATGGCGCGCTTCGCCCTCGGGGTCGCCGAGGCCGGCTTCTTCCCCGGCGTCATCGCGTATCTGACCGTGTGGTTTCCCTGCGCGCAGCGAGCCCGCGCCGTAGCTACGTTCCTGCTCGCGATTCCGGTCGCCAATACGGTTGGTTTGCCGCTGTCTGGCCTGATCGTCGGCCACGTCCATCTGGCCGAGCTACCCGGCTGGCGGGCGATGTTTTTGATCGAGGCGCTGCCCGCGCTGGTGCTGGCGCCGCTGCTTCGACGGCTGTTGCCGGACAGCCCTCGACAGGCGCGCTGGCTCACCGCCGAGGAACGCGCAGAACTGTCGGCCCAGCTCGCCGAGGACACCCCTGCTGCGACCGATCGCTCGGGCGGACCCGGTTGGCGGCTCGTCCTATTCGCCGTCGTCTACGGGGGACTGTATTTCGCCCTTTACGCGCTGCAATTCTTCCTACCCCAACTGGTCGCCTCGCTCGCACACGGCACCGCCGCCCTTACGGCCGCCACCCTGTCGGCCCTGCCCTATGGTGTCGCCGCGGTGGCCATGCTGGCTTGGAGCCGCCGCAGCGTCGACCGCTCTGGCGCCCGAATCGGGCATATCACGATACCGACGGTGGCCGCGGGCGCCGCCGCGCTCGGTGCGGCGTTGAGTCCGATGTCACCGATGGTGACGCTGGGCTGGCTGACGATCGCCGTCGCCGGAATCCTTGCGGCCATGCCCGCTTTCTGGAGCCGTTGCACCGCAGCACTGGCCGGTCCCCGGGTCGCCGTGGCCATCGCGGCGGTCAACGCCGCAGCCAGCCTGGCAAGCTTTGCCGGTCCCTACGCCACCGGCCACCTCAAGGACGCCACCGGCACCTACCATGTCGCTTTGCTCACCGTCGCCGCCGTGCTGGCTGCCGCGGCGGCGTGCAGCCTGCTACTGCGCAACGCTGGCCGGATGGCATGCGCCGGCGAGCCCGAAGTCATGTCACACAGATCGCCTGCAACCCCGTTCGTCTAA
- a CDS encoding protein disulfide oxidoreductase, translating to MTQYRLIGALTVVAVIAASCGSQPKSLPTVAPLGGPAAASPVPAGRTVPARLQFTAKTVDGQDFNGESLLGKPAVLWFWAPWCLTCQAEAPMVGQVAASHPEVTFVGVAGLDQVPAMQEFVDRYPVKKFTHLADADGSVWVRIGVTQQPAFAFIGPDGSIDVVAGRMSEAELARRVTALANQ from the coding sequence GTGACTCAGTACCGCCTGATAGGCGCACTTACCGTTGTGGCGGTTATCGCCGCCTCGTGTGGTTCGCAGCCGAAATCCCTACCCACAGTGGCGCCCCTCGGAGGCCCAGCGGCCGCGAGCCCGGTGCCGGCAGGTCGAACCGTTCCCGCCCGGCTGCAGTTCACCGCCAAAACCGTTGATGGGCAGGACTTCAACGGGGAAAGCCTGCTGGGTAAGCCGGCAGTGCTATGGTTCTGGGCGCCCTGGTGTCTGACGTGCCAAGCCGAAGCGCCGATGGTCGGCCAGGTCGCCGCGTCGCACCCGGAGGTTACCTTCGTCGGGGTGGCTGGACTGGACCAGGTACCGGCAATGCAGGAGTTCGTCGATAGATACCCGGTGAAAAAGTTCACCCACCTGGCCGACGCCGACGGGTCGGTCTGGGTGAGAATCGGCGTCACCCAGCAACCCGCGTTCGCGTTCATCGGCCCGGACGGCAGCATCGACGTCGTAGCGGGCCGGATGTCTGAGGCCGAGCTGGCCCGGCGGGTCACGGCGTTAGCCAACCAATGA